Proteins from one Hemibagrus wyckioides isolate EC202008001 linkage group LG16, SWU_Hwy_1.0, whole genome shotgun sequence genomic window:
- the tiam1a gene encoding rho guanine nucleotide exchange factor TIAM1 isoform X2, which yields MSVLWRNRSSKRSSESVYDMLQLSTEQMTAFCRSLHDMNPAKSVASSSSSASSSCVPSPISPVPVPSTQRQLSDADKLRKVISELVNTERTYVKDLHFLIERYLTPLQKEHFLSQDELDVLFGNLPEMVEFQVEFLKTLEDGTRLVTDLDKLERVDQFKKVLFSLGGSFLYYADRFKIYSAFCASHTKVPKVLTKAKTDPEFKAFLAKRNPRQQHSSTLESYLIKPIQRVLKYPLLLRELYCLTDPDSEEHYHLNVAMKAMNKVASHINEMQKIHEEYGAVFDQLISEQSTDKKEVADLSMGDLLLHATVVWMNPPSSLLKGKKDPELAAFVFKTAIVFVYKDCFKQKKKIGTSHRGFISDEKDPFRFRHMIPSDALQVRNTTTSDGTAVCEIVHVRSESEGRPERTFHLCCSSSESKRDFLKTVHSVLRDKQRRQLLKTESLPLNQQYIPFGGKRFLALKGVRPMNRAVSAPPGNIGRKRLVRNRFTINTDIVFDNCSSQDSTDLPQRHHTLPSQNNQQTDGDTNHWVEEQFDLQMYDRQTDVKETDILSDDDEYCESVKGSSAEPSLEESFEALIAEVEEDQKEEDKKEEDRENKLPEKSLGQLRLAPLRKQCAVEDEVAQREMEVIWVRRDDFNSGCGTDIF from the exons ATGTCGGTGCTGTGGAGGAATAGGAGCTCCAAGCGCTCCTCTGAGTCTGTCTATGACATGCTGCAGCTG AGTACAGAGCAAATGACTGCATTCTGCCGCAGCCTTCATGACATGAATCCTGCCAAGTCTGTTGCATCCTCTTCCTCGTCGGCCTCTTCCTCATGTGTACCCAGCCCTATTTCTCCAGTGCCTGTACCCTCCACCCAGCGCCAGCTCTCCGATGCTGACAAACTGCGCAAGGTTATTAGTGAGCTGGTGAACACAGAGCGCACCTATGTGAAG GACCTACATTTTCTGATAGAGAGATACCTGACTCCATTGCAGAAGGAACATTTCCTGTCACAGGATGAG ctgGACGTGCTTTTTGGGAACTTGCCAGAGATGGTTGAGTTTCAAGTGGAGTTTCTTAAGACTTTGGAAGATGGAACAAGATTGGTTACAGATTTAGACAAGCTTGAGAGAGTGGATCAGTTCAAG AAAGTGTTGTTCTCCCTTGGTGGCTCCTTCCTTTACTATGCAGACCGCTTCAAAATTTACAGTGCTTTCTGTGCCAGCCATACAAAAGTCCCTAAAGTCCTCACCAAAG CTAAAACAGACCCCGAGTTTAAGGCATTCCTTGCCAAGAGAAACCCAAGGCAGCAACACTCATCCACTCTGGAGTCCTACCTGATTAAGCCAATCCAGAGGGTACTGAAATACCCTCTGCTGCTCCGAGAGCTCTACTGCCTCACCGACCCTGATAGTGAGGAGCACTACCATCTCAATG TTGCTATGAAGGCTATGAATAAAGTGGCCAGTCACATCAATGAGATGCAGAAGATCCATGAGGAGTATGGAGCCGTGTTTGACCAACTCATCAGTGAGCAGAGTACAGACAAGAAGGAG GTGGCCGATTTGTCTATGGGTGACCTGTTACTGCATGCCACTGTGGTTTGGATGAATCCTCCATCATCTCTGTTGAAGGGAAAGAAAGACCCAGAGCTTGCTGCCTTTG TTTTCAAGACAGCCATAGTTTTTGTGTACAAAGATTGCTtcaagcagaagaagaaaatt GGAACGTCTCACAGAGGCTTTATTTCTGATGAGAAAGACCCTTTTCGATTCAGGCACATGATTCCTTCAGATGCTCTCCAAGTCCGCAATACTACCA CTTCAGATGGAACGGCAGTATGTGAGATAGTTCACGTAAGATCAGAGTCTGAAGGGAGGCCAGAGAGGACTTTTCATCTGTGCTGTAG CTCCTCTGAGAGTAAGAGGGACTTTCTGAAAACAGTTCATTCTGTCTTAAGAGACAAACAGCGTAGGCAGTTGTTGAAGACAGAGAGTTTGCCTCTTAATCAGCAGTACATTCCATTTGGAGGGAAACGCTTTCTTGCACTGAAAGGAGTCCGGCCCATGAACAGAGCAG TTTCAGCACCACCTGGAAACATCGGCCGAAAAAGACTTGTACGCAACCGTTTCACAATCAACACCGACATTGTTTTTGACAATTGCTCCAGCCAAGACTCCACAGATCTTCCCCAGAGACATCATACCTTGCCATCCCAGAACAATCAGCAAACTGATGGAGACACAAACCACTGGGTGGAGGAGCAGTTTGACCTGCAGATGtatgacagacagactgatgtAAAGGAGACAGACATCCTCAGCGATGACGATGAATACTGCGAGTCTGTCAAGGGATCCTCAGCTGAGCCCAGCCTAGAAGAGTCTTTTGAAGCTCTTATTGCTGAGGTTGAGGAGGACCAAAAGGAGGAGGACAAAAaggaggaagacagagagaacaaACTCCCAGAAAAATCCCTTGGCCAACTAAGGTTGGCGCCGCTACGTAAGCAGTGTGCTGTAGAGGATGAGGTGGCTCAGAGGGAGATGGAGGTTATCTGGGTCCGCAGAGATGATTTTAACAGTGGTTGTGGCACTGATATCTTCTGA
- the tiam1a gene encoding rho guanine nucleotide exchange factor TIAM1 isoform X3 produces the protein MESTEQMTAFCRSLHDMNPAKSVASSSSSASSSCVPSPISPVPVPSTQRQLSDADKLRKVISELVNTERTYVKDLHFLIERYLTPLQKEHFLSQDELDVLFGNLPEMVEFQVEFLKTLEDGTRLVTDLDKLERVDQFKKVLFSLGGSFLYYADRFKIYSAFCASHTKVPKVLTKAKTDPEFKAFLAKRNPRQQHSSTLESYLIKPIQRVLKYPLLLRELYCLTDPDSEEHYHLNVAMKAMNKVASHINEMQKIHEEYGAVFDQLISEQSTDKKEVADLSMGDLLLHATVVWMNPPSSLLKGKKDPELAAFVFKTAIVFVYKDCFKQKKKIGTSHRGFISDEKDPFRFRHMIPSDALQVRNTTTSDGTAVCEIVHVRSESEGRPERTFHLCCSSSESKRDFLKTVHSVLRDKQRRQLLKTESLPLNQQYIPFGGKRFLALKGVRPMNRAVSAPPGNIGRKRLVRNRFTINTDIVFDNCSSQDSTDLPQRHHTLPSQNNQQTDGDTNHWVEEQFDLQMYDRQTDVKETDILSDDDEYCESVKGSSAEPSLEESFEALIAEVEEDQKEEDKKEEDRENKLPEKSLGQLRLAPLRKQCAVEDEVAQREMEVIWVRRDDFNSGCGTDIF, from the exons AGTACAGAGCAAATGACTGCATTCTGCCGCAGCCTTCATGACATGAATCCTGCCAAGTCTGTTGCATCCTCTTCCTCGTCGGCCTCTTCCTCATGTGTACCCAGCCCTATTTCTCCAGTGCCTGTACCCTCCACCCAGCGCCAGCTCTCCGATGCTGACAAACTGCGCAAGGTTATTAGTGAGCTGGTGAACACAGAGCGCACCTATGTGAAG GACCTACATTTTCTGATAGAGAGATACCTGACTCCATTGCAGAAGGAACATTTCCTGTCACAGGATGAG ctgGACGTGCTTTTTGGGAACTTGCCAGAGATGGTTGAGTTTCAAGTGGAGTTTCTTAAGACTTTGGAAGATGGAACAAGATTGGTTACAGATTTAGACAAGCTTGAGAGAGTGGATCAGTTCAAG AAAGTGTTGTTCTCCCTTGGTGGCTCCTTCCTTTACTATGCAGACCGCTTCAAAATTTACAGTGCTTTCTGTGCCAGCCATACAAAAGTCCCTAAAGTCCTCACCAAAG CTAAAACAGACCCCGAGTTTAAGGCATTCCTTGCCAAGAGAAACCCAAGGCAGCAACACTCATCCACTCTGGAGTCCTACCTGATTAAGCCAATCCAGAGGGTACTGAAATACCCTCTGCTGCTCCGAGAGCTCTACTGCCTCACCGACCCTGATAGTGAGGAGCACTACCATCTCAATG TTGCTATGAAGGCTATGAATAAAGTGGCCAGTCACATCAATGAGATGCAGAAGATCCATGAGGAGTATGGAGCCGTGTTTGACCAACTCATCAGTGAGCAGAGTACAGACAAGAAGGAG GTGGCCGATTTGTCTATGGGTGACCTGTTACTGCATGCCACTGTGGTTTGGATGAATCCTCCATCATCTCTGTTGAAGGGAAAGAAAGACCCAGAGCTTGCTGCCTTTG TTTTCAAGACAGCCATAGTTTTTGTGTACAAAGATTGCTtcaagcagaagaagaaaatt GGAACGTCTCACAGAGGCTTTATTTCTGATGAGAAAGACCCTTTTCGATTCAGGCACATGATTCCTTCAGATGCTCTCCAAGTCCGCAATACTACCA CTTCAGATGGAACGGCAGTATGTGAGATAGTTCACGTAAGATCAGAGTCTGAAGGGAGGCCAGAGAGGACTTTTCATCTGTGCTGTAG CTCCTCTGAGAGTAAGAGGGACTTTCTGAAAACAGTTCATTCTGTCTTAAGAGACAAACAGCGTAGGCAGTTGTTGAAGACAGAGAGTTTGCCTCTTAATCAGCAGTACATTCCATTTGGAGGGAAACGCTTTCTTGCACTGAAAGGAGTCCGGCCCATGAACAGAGCAG TTTCAGCACCACCTGGAAACATCGGCCGAAAAAGACTTGTACGCAACCGTTTCACAATCAACACCGACATTGTTTTTGACAATTGCTCCAGCCAAGACTCCACAGATCTTCCCCAGAGACATCATACCTTGCCATCCCAGAACAATCAGCAAACTGATGGAGACACAAACCACTGGGTGGAGGAGCAGTTTGACCTGCAGATGtatgacagacagactgatgtAAAGGAGACAGACATCCTCAGCGATGACGATGAATACTGCGAGTCTGTCAAGGGATCCTCAGCTGAGCCCAGCCTAGAAGAGTCTTTTGAAGCTCTTATTGCTGAGGTTGAGGAGGACCAAAAGGAGGAGGACAAAAaggaggaagacagagagaacaaACTCCCAGAAAAATCCCTTGGCCAACTAAGGTTGGCGCCGCTACGTAAGCAGTGTGCTGTAGAGGATGAGGTGGCTCAGAGGGAGATGGAGGTTATCTGGGTCCGCAGAGATGATTTTAACAGTGGTTGTGGCACTGATATCTTCTGA